From Vitis vinifera cultivar Pinot Noir 40024 chromosome 5, ASM3070453v1, the proteins below share one genomic window:
- the LOC109122623 gene encoding S-adenosylmethionine decarboxylase proenzyme 4-like: MKRLELHFSGDDPVVGMSPRHLDFESFEPVLQAMQCTMVMPVRNRYFDAHVLSESSLFVYPTKIIIQTCGITLLLKSIPPLLCYGRHMGLTVCRCRHTRGSFIFLTAADPHGNSVEVAICTYCRSYQKVMV, encoded by the coding sequence ATGAAGCGCCTGGAGCTCCACTTCTCCGGTGATGATCCTGTGGTCGGAATGAGTCCCCGGCACCTGGATTTTGAGTCGTTTGAGCCGGTGCTACAGGCTATGCAATGTACTATGGTGATGCCGGTGAGAAACCGCTACTTCGATGCGCATGTGCTGTCGGAATCGAGCCTATTTGTCTACCCCACCAAGATTATTATCCAGACATGTGGTATCACCCTGCTGTTGAAATCAATCCCTCCATTGCTCTGCTATGGACGCCACATGGGTTTGACTGTGTGCAGGTGTAGACACACCAGAGGCAGTTTTATCTTTCTAACAGCAGCAGATCCTCATGGGAACAGCGTTGAGGTTGCAATTTGTACTTACTGTCGTTCATATCAGAAGGTTATGGTATGA